tctggcgattcaatcattttatttcaaactaataAACTAATTCACGCTGCAAACCAGTTTTTTTATCAAGTGGGGAAAAAGCCATTTCTCTTGTAAAGTCTATTTCCTAAATCTTTGATTTaactaaatacaaatataaaagcttataataaaAGAAGAAGTTTCACATTCGCttgtaacttattttatttatattattttattttatttggggcATCAACAGCGATATTAAAGTCCTTTCTCTGAGGATTGAGCTGATTTGTCACTGCACTGTTCGCTGGACCAGCCGGTGTCTGGTAGCGAGCGCGGAGCGAATGAAATATCATACGTCTTCCCGTGGCTTATTGGTCGGCGGGCGCGCCGCGTTTtaagagtgagtgagtgagcggAATGATTGAAACGGATGAATGTTAGACGTCGCGATCAACAAAACTGCGTAAGAAAATGGATAAATTGAATACTTATTTCCAGGATAAACACTGGCTGATGACGATGCCACCATCGCCTCTGCCGGCTTCAATTCTTCCCGAGTTGGACCGCGCGTACTCGTCCCGATGGGAATCATTGTTGGCTGTTGACGAAATGGTCGCTGATGTCATGGCGATGCTCGAGAAAAACAATGTTATGAAAGACACCTACGTGATTTATACGTCGGACAACGGGTATCACGTGGGTGAGTTTGGTTcgtgggtcaatcaactttttagtgtacaaGGCCACTATAGGTAGAACCTTGCCATAGTAAATAATTGTGGTTTGACTACAGTAATGCTTCAACTTCATCTTTTTTGCTTAGTGGCAATCGGTCGCTTTTGGTTAGCgtccattactgccaatgacacctgacagcagcaaagtgTATATTGAGTCAGACCGGTTGAATAAGATTTGCGTACCTGTAATAGACATACACAAAACATAGAAGAAAGTACAAAAacatttacccccttattcataaaacttaacaagcctatgttaactaacaaatgctttgtcccttctaacaaatacaaatgtcgaagtgacagataaggacaaacgaattttagcggcattttaactaaaataggtttgattgtcgtttatgaataaggggttagACATTACAGATCGGATCAAAGGGAGCGACAAAAGCGAAAAAGCACCTaagtcttattttttctttagttacATATTTAATTAGGAGGTTAATCTCAAgtgtctagctattacggctcaagagatagagccctgtgacagacgaacagacagacagacacagacagcggagtctcagtaataaggtcccgttggcaccccttgggtacggaaacctaaaaactaGTTCCCAAGTAATAAAACGTCAGTctaacacaaccgttcagcatgctaccaTCGTGAACGGTTGTTACTCTGAGGATAAACTCTGGTcgtgttcgaaacgcgtcagtgtagtgtggtggtgattgATAGTGTGGTTTGTTTGACGTGTGTGTGCTCTTATAGTGTGtaggtgaaggaactgcataaacacacatttgttgcatagacgcaGCTATGCGTCGTATAAGGTCGCAGCCGTCGCAGATGAACAACGTGATTGTTTATAGCtgaattcaaattttatttaacaggTCAATTTTCCCAAGTATACGACAAGAGACAACCCTACGAGTCGGACATAAGGGTTCCTTTGTTAATCAAAGGACCTGGCATCAAAGAAAACGTGACGAGCAACCAGCCCGTGCTTAATATAGACTTAGCACCGACTATTCTAGCATTGGCTGGAGTTAATGTATCCGTGGGTATGGATGGGAGGGCATTGGATGTTACAGGTAAGTTATACCTAAGTATAAGAGTAcgtctacgctagctgacgcgctTAGCACGGAGCGAGTGGACACCTAGGTATTAAAATAACctagttataaaaaaatcattttgaatacaagcttttttgctgactgtactttttgttgactgtacttgcattgtcacccaaactacatttgcataccaattttcaagtcgatgctattaaccgttgaagagttccgtcctgcggagacgatcctggctagactacACGGATGTCActactactagattattgtattgtcacgtgatttataAAGtattcaagtcaatctgactacaagttggtctaatttaacttgcaagatttgattacagacagacagacagacaacgggacaggtgaaactaaataaaagcttaaaaaatgtatgcgcagcgctaactgcacgcgtcgcgtgcgacggattttacctgcacccgcgcccgcaggcgtgcACCCGCTCCAGCTAGCGTAGGTCCTAAGGGTCTCCGCTAACTCGCGTTTCAATAAAGCAGAGACCCGCCTCACGCAGCGCTGCTGCATTAGATGATATGAAACAAGCACGTTGCGCGGGCGCCCGCGCCGTCACAgaatatatgtcggcggccgatcgtaaaatccgccagatcacgaaattcttaggcatatcgtgaaatgccgccatttcatgaattggctaagggacatccgccataccgttaaaaactcaccgtttaaaatttgcctagtgacgtttaggcagatcatgaaattcataggcatatcatgaaacgcagCATGCCAGcttatcggttctggcacttcgccggccgctaccgcggcaagctcgcttcgctcgctcggctcgtgcattgtggtcacaattcatactaaccactcctcgcttcgctcgtcgtacctaaatttttattttttcggcatatcacgatgtgcccgatatagagctaggaatatcgatgaatgcgttgcgctaatcgatctgccgtgttGTTTTTCAGGCATATCGTGATAttcctggccaacttttaggcatatcatgaaatggcggcatttctcGATATGCttaagaatttcgtgatctggcggattttacgatcggacGCCGACATATATACTGTGGCGCCGTGCACCAATGTGTTAGCGGGCCCTACATCGTGTCTCtagtaaatagataaataataaacacttGTGTAATGTTACTTCTAAGAATATTGTtttccatatatttttattacgtgGGAATTACAGCCCAAGCACACAAGCACTAGCCTGTGCtctgcaatgggacgtatataggccgagatcaTGAAGCCCATCCATTACCAGAAGCAACATTGTCTAACTCACTCTGAATCACAATCTCTATCACCGCTTCTTTCCGTCAAGCCAAGCGGTGTAAGATGTGGGTACAAAGAGATGCTATATCCAAGCGTTCGTGCGTTGGACAATAGTCTCAGGTGTGAAAAACGcctataaattaataatatcttTTTGTAGGTGCGTCGGCTGAAAGTAGAACAATGCTTGTGGAATACTTCGGCGAAGGCAAGGACGGCACTGTGGATCCTAGTTGCCCGTGGAAATACGACAGCGATCATTTAGCAGTGagcaaactttttaaattgacaACCGCAAAACATGTATCATGATAAACTGGCCAGCTAGTGCTGGCAAGCAATCAACCCTAAAATGAGTCCGGGagcaatgtaaatcaaaattgaattaCGCTTGACGTAAAGCTCGGTCACTCACATCCGCACGAATACGTGGTCGAATTATTTAAAGTACTTGTAAGGAAAAGTTTAGTTAGTTACTCGTAGTTAATAATATgaaaatgatgacgatgaatcATTTGCAGGATTTGAATTCCTTGAGTCAAATTAATCTAAAGAGTCTAAATTAATTTCAATCAATgattttaagaataaaaaaaaaaccatgacgactcttttcattcattttcGATTCATTTGAGCGGTGCGCAcgtgtttttacccgactgcgaaggagGGTTATCTACTAGTCGTATTGTAAATTCAGCTTAATATTTCCCGAacgtcattttaaaaatcggttcGCTGTACGTGGCTGTACCAACTACCACCAGTACCAATAGCAATAGTTAGTAccaatttgttttgttctagGAATGCAATCAATTGTACATCTGCAAGTGCCAAGACTCTACTAACAATACATACGCATGTATCCGACATATTGGAAAGAACGCTAACTACAAATATTGCGAGTTCCGCGATCGTGAGGTAAGTCATTCTTATAGACAAAATATTGCGCATACCCACACATTGTTTCTCTTTACGTGAGACTAACTTATATACAATGGAAATTTCCAGTGAGTTCTGGCAcaagcaatgtaatgcaaacctCGCTCtggaaaccctaaaaaaaatgattgaacactgtccctgttttgttcttaattcctctacatcccggacatgtccagcagataccaacaattttccttttgaaacggtttgtAGCTGAAATTTGATATtggagtgatactcacaaacccgatcttcaaaatgatactcatttcgatttgaaaaccatatttaaattattactagcgatacaagaacaattatatatgtttactattaatttaagaaaccattaaagtagctttatctttttgttttacagtaaaagtaaaactaaacatgaagtaataaaaccctgacataaccaaaataaaacacacttttttaataaattttacttgcctcatttaattttaatgacccaaaattaaatcacaaccctttgtccacccaaatcactgTATCACAGTAATTGtgtattataaatgaatacgtgatatttttgatttttgtcacagtcgcgatgaaatttcaaaacgtcagagccttAGAGCCAACAAAactgcggacgctaggtggcgctgatgtcgtgcacagagccaatagcgGGGAGAAAACTCcattataagtaataagtatagAGTGATGGGGTACTGCTCCAGCTACCAACCACTCGAGATAAAGAAGCATTTATactcatttaaattaaatatttttcagaatttcatcgaaatctacAACATCGAAAGCGACCCATACGAGCTAGTTAACATCGTAGACGAAACTTTCCCAGCCCTCAAAGCCTGGTATAACCACGTCATGAAACGAATGCTGGCGTGCAAAGGCGCTGAAAGCTGTAATTTCATCGAAAAAGAGTAATTTATTGAAGATTGAGGTGCTATTAATTGAACATTCAGTGATTTATGAATAGTTAAAGTAATAAAAGGTTAATTCGATTCGCTCCTGAGATGTAATTTATGCCAATAATGTGTAAAATTGGGTAGTTACGTAAAGAATcaccaaatattataaaattttgcacaattaaattactttttaccaccaaaaataataaatgcacGAAAATTAGACCACTATTTTAAACAgccaactttttaattattttaacccATTGGATATTAACctttaataaggccccatttattggagcatactaccacagaatcaaaagcagctatcgaatacatacctgacaaagaatattttaaaagctagtagtattttcaataattacaatggatattgtaacttataacaaaaacaataaggttgaatttcctaGTCAATGCATGGTCGCTAAATCCCTCTACCTTTTTAAGGATTAAAGGACTACCTagcaaaattgtaacatttgaatttaacccttaataacgtagaggcgatttagcgaccacttgcatggagttggaaactgaaccttattgctttcataatacgtcacaatttccattgtaattattgaaaatacaactagctttaaaaatattctttgccaggtatgtattcgatagctgcttttgattctgtggtagtatgctccaataaatggggccttataaagggttaaaatGATAACCACTGtgctactgatattataaatccgaaaatttaTGACATCTCTGTGTGTATGATTGATACTTTTACtggttaacgcattcactgccaccgacgcatatatgcgttttcggaacatcacacagtgccgctgtcataattattcatacatcatgtgtgcgtcggtggcacctgtggaagtcaggtggaaGTGAATACGTTAATATGGCTAGACTCATAAAATTGCCTGTTTCAGTGGTAAGTTAATATTGGGCGATCATTAAGTAACTTGATGCTTAACATAGCGCACTAATAAAACAagttactgaaaacttttttttaataagaatcatatacaacattttataaaaactattaaatgctaaaacaatataaagaatCACAGTCGTTATGGCAACTTACGTAATACTGTTTCGAATATAATTACTTTGAATCGAGTACcctgaaacaatacaaaatacacacattatttatttgcatCAGAAGATGCGTACAGAATCAATGGAAAACGACAGTCACATTTATGACGTGAAattcctgtttatttattacaatacaagcttttatttaaattgcaatgtatttatgttctggtcaaatcttgtaagttaaatttgaagTACTTCCAGCGGTCTGATTGACTTGTGACTATGTGTATTTATAGTTTATAGGTGACAATATGTCAGATTATTGACATTACC
The sequence above is a segment of the Choristoneura fumiferana chromosome 9, NRCan_CFum_1, whole genome shotgun sequence genome. Coding sequences within it:
- the LOC141431126 gene encoding N-acetylglucosamine-6-sulfatase-like, which encodes MLNYLLLILFAGGTVCDQRPNFVVVLTDDQDVTMGGMSPMKNVRRFIGERGMTFTNSFVTSPICCPSRASLLTGLYVHNHMTRNNTERGGCYGARWRKLEQQTFATALKEAGYSTFYAGKYMNQGYSSTHPGIGGAVPPGWTEWHGLVGNSVYYNYTLSNNGVPTYSADLYLTDIIRDLGINYLERQKEQPFLMVLAPPAPHQPFTPAERHRGAFGNTTVPRTPHFNIAVEDKHWLMTMPPSPLPASILPELDRAYSSRWESLLAVDEMVADVMAMLEKNNVMKDTYVIYTSDNGYHVGQFSQVYDKRQPYESDIRVPLLIKGPGIKENVTSNQPVLNIDLAPTILALAGVNVSVGMDGRALDVTGASAESRTMLVEYFGEGKDGTVDPSCPWKYDSDHLAECNQLYICKCQDSTNNTYACIRHIGKNANYKYCEFRDRENFIEIYNIESDPYELVNIVDETFPALKAWYNHVMKRMLACKGAESCNFIEKE